A section of the Paramisgurnus dabryanus chromosome 4, PD_genome_1.1, whole genome shotgun sequence genome encodes:
- the LOC135735496 gene encoding guanine nucleotide-binding protein subunit alpha-12-like, protein MSKTLGWCLLPTTSDFKQEREARRSSRDIDVMLKRTSQEPVAILVLGISQSGKSTFIKQMRIINGPEFSQQELIDFRRTVYQNIIEGLQELVVKKTKMGIPWENSANETHEMLVMSVESWNMNLEPHTFQGFVTAINSLWNDSGIQEAYSKTKKINFFVSYIPCKQDILYAHKSCRDRDYFVHRNILITRSRSMWKYCFFDHNTTILFMAASSEFDQDLYGDNSLVESLNLFKSVLCNRFLRKCTIILFLNKTDLLAEKVQTADIRKNFPEFQGDPHSLEDVQRFLVECFRERITTVDDSHSFFYHFTTAVDTENIRIAFDSVKETIFRENVKNLMMQ, encoded by the exons ATGTCGAAAACGTTAGGCTGGTGTCTTCTACCGACAACATCGGATTTTAAACAGGAGCGCGAGGCGCGGCGGAGCAGCCGCGATATTGACGTCATGCTAAAGCGGACCTCACAGGAGCCTGTAGCGATCTTAGTGTTGGGCATCAGTCAAAGCGGCAAATCCACTTTCATCAAACAAATGCGCATTATTAACGGACCAGAGTTCAGTCAACAAGAGCTGATTGACTTCAGACGGACAGTTTACCAAAATATAATAGAG GGTTTGCAAGAATTGGTTGTAAAAAAAACCAAGATGGGCATCCCATGGGAAAATTCAGCCAATGAGACGCACGAGATGTTGGTGATGTCTGTTGAATCCTGGAATATGAATTTAGAGCCCCATACATTTCAAGGCTTTGTTACGGCTATTAACTCTTTGTGGAATGACTCTGGGATTCAAGAGGCTTATAGCAAGActaagaaaataaatttttttgtg AGCTACATTCCCTGCAAACAGGACATTCTTTATGCACACAAATCCTGCAGAGATAGGGATTATTTTGTGCACCGTAATATCTTGATAACTAGAAGTCGTTCAATGTGGAAATACTGCTTCTTTGACCACAACACCACCATCCTCTTCATGGCTGCCTCCAGTGAGTTTGACCAAGACTTGTATGGGGACAACAGCCTGGTTGAGTCCTTGAATCTCTTTAAGTCTGTCCTCTGCAATAGGTTCTTACGCAAATGTACCATCATCCTCTTCCTCAACAAAACTGACCTGCTGGCAGAGAAAGTACAGACTGCAGATATCCGGAAGAATTTTCCAGAATTCCAAGGTGACCCGCACAGCCTGGAAGATGTGCAGAGATTTCTCGTTGAGTGTTTTAGGGAGAGGATTACGACAGTGGACGACAGTCACTCATTTTTCTATCACTTCACTACTGCAGTGGACACAGAGAACATTCGGATTGCGTTTGACAGCGTTAAAGAAACAATATTTCgggaaaatgtaaaaaatttaatGATGCAGTGA
- the LOC135735800 gene encoding guanine nucleotide-binding protein subunit alpha-12-like, with product MSKKFCWSFLPTVSDSKQERVARKRSREIDVMLKRTSQLPVVLLLAGNRHSGKSTFIKQIRIISGPEFSQQELIDFRQSVYQDVIEGLQALVKEKNKMGIPWENSANEMHEMLMMSVETWKMNLEPHKFQGFVTAINSLWNDSGIQEAYSKTKEIILFVRYGSVKYFLNNMNRIGQLNYIPCKQDILYARKSCTTSSYFVHRNILITEGCATRRFDGCHSIPKNILFMAAASEFDQVMDEPYYTSNGSTSLVESLEFFKVLLGHSLLRKCTTILFLNKTDLLAEKVQTADIRKNFPEFQGDPHSLEDVQRFLVECFRERITTVDGSHPFFYHFTTAVDTENIRIAFDSVKETIIQENLKNVKIP from the exons ATGTCGAAAAAATTCTGTTGGAGTTTTCTACCGACTGTTTCGGATTCAAAACAGGAGCGCGTGGCGCGGAAGAGGAGCCGTGAGATTGACGTTATGCTGAAGCGGACCTCACAGTTGCCTGTGGTGCTCTTACTTGCCGGAAATCGTCACAGCGGGAAATCCacttttattaaacaaatacGCATTATTAGCGGACCAGAGTTCAGTCAACAAGAACTGATTGACTTCAGACAGTCAGTTTACCAAGACGTAATAGAG GGTTTGCAAGCATTggttaaagaaaaaaacaagatGGGCATCCCATGGGAAAATTCAGCCAATGAGATGCACGAGATGTTGATGATGTCTGTTGAAACCTGGAAAATGAATTTAGAGCCCCATAAATTTCAAGGCTTTGTTACGGCTATCAACTCTCTGTGGAATGACTCTGGGATTCAGGAGGCTTATAGCAAGACTAAggaaataattttgtttgtg AGATATGGATCAGTGAAATACTTCCTTAACAACATGAATCGCATTGGTCAGCTG AACTACATTCCCTGCAAACAGGACATTCTTTATGCACGCAAATCCTGCACAACTAGCAGTTATTTTGTGCACCGCAATATCTTGATAACAGAAGGTTGTGCAACACGGAGATTCGACGGTTGCCACAGCATCCCCAAAAACATCCTCTTTATGGCTGCAGCCAGTGAGTTCGACCAAGTCATGGATGAGCCCTACTACACTTCAAATGGGAGCACCAGCCTGGTTGAGTCCTTGGAATTCTTTAAGGTCCTCCTCGGCCATAGTTTATTACGCAAATGTACCACCATCCTCTTCCTCAACAAAACTGACCTGCTGGCAGAGAAAGTACAGACTGCAGATATCCGGAAGAATTTTCCAGAATTCCAAGGTGACCCGCACAGCCTGGAAGATGTGCAGAGATTTCTCGTCGAGTGTTTTAGGGAGAGGATTACGACAGTGGACGGCAGTCACCCATTTTTCTATCACTTTACTACTGCGGTGGACACAGAGAACATTCGGATTGCATTTGACAGCGTTAAAGAAACAATAATACAGGAAAACCTTAAAAATGTCAAGATCCCGTGA